A single Oncorhynchus tshawytscha isolate Ot180627B linkage group LG01, Otsh_v2.0, whole genome shotgun sequence DNA region contains:
- the LOC112253164 gene encoding hydroxycarboxylic acid receptor 2: MAEMATVAHDNSTGRENQSLDCISTQDLVADILPPVLIIELLLGLPGNVVALWIFTCRLKIWRVNTLFLFNLVLADFMLLICLPFRIDNLLRGENWVFGNAWCRINLFMLAVNRSASIAFMTSVAFDRYFKVVHPHHRINHMTSTQAGMVAGGIWAVVISLRVPLLATNLLREHGNISLCRSFNSYTVIPPAILLHYMVFIGEFFLPLLLMMFCSARIACILRQRQLDKEKKVRRAIRVVGLIVAVFVLCFFPGIATGLVSLYIMKFRPWDCESYKMAGQLFSLSIGFTYLNSALDPVIYCLSSSMFQNSLKSSINKMGLVELRLSRRGSMASDG, from the coding sequence ATGGCTGAAATGGCTACAGTTGCACACGATAACTCTACTGGCAGAGAGAACCAGTCCTTGGACTGCATATCCACTCAGGATCTGGTGGCCGACATACTGCCTCCTGTCCTGATTATAGAGCTCCTATTGGGCCTGCCAGGCAACGTAGTGGCCCTGTGGATATTCACTTGCCGTCTGAAGATCTGGAGGGTCAACACTCTGTTCCTCTTCAACCTGGTCCTGGCTGACTTCATGCTGCTCATCTGCCTGCCCTTCCGCATTGACAACCTGCTCCGTGGGGAAAACTGGGTGTTTGGCAACGCCTGGTGCCGGATCAACCTCTTCATGCTGGCTGTCAACCGTTCGGCAAGCATTGCCTTCATGACTAGCGTGGCCTTCGACCGCTACTTCAAGGTGGTCCATCCGCACCACCGCATCAACCACATGACGTCTACCCAGGCGGGAATGGTGGCGGGGGGCATCTGGGCGGTAGTGATCTCCCTGCGGGTCCCCCTGCTGGCCACCAACCTCCTAAGGGAACATGGCAACATCTCCCTGTGCCGCAGCTTCAACTCCTACACCGTGATTCCCCCGGCGATCCTGCTGCACTACATGGTGTTCATCGGGGAGTTCTTCCTGCCTCTGCTGCTCATGATGTTCTGCTCAGCCAGGATCGCCTGCATCCTGCGCCAACGGCAGCTGGACAAAGAGAAGAAGGTGCGGCGGGCCATCCGGGTGGTGGGGCTAATTGTGGCTGTGTTTGTGCTGTGTTTCTTTCCTGGCATCGCCACAGGCCTGGTTTCGCTCTATATCATGAAGTTCAGACCTTGGGACTGTGAATCCTACAAAATGGCAGGCCAGCTTTTCAGCCTGTCCATTGGCTTCACCTACCTTAACAGCGCCCTGGACCCAGTCATCTACTGCTTATCCAGCTCCATGTTCCAGAACTCCCTCAAGAGCTCCATCAATAAGATGGGCCTGGTGGAGTTGAGGCTGAGCCGACGGGGAAGCATGGCCAGCGATGGGTGA
- the haao gene encoding 3-hydroxyanthranilate 3,4-dioxygenase, with product MSGKPFVVNVDKWIAENEKAFLPPVCNKLMHLSQLNIMFVGGPNSRKDYHIEEGEELFYQVKGDMCLKLVENGKHKDVRIREGEMFLLPARIAHSPQRQANTVGLVVERRRLQSETDCLRYYVDNTSDTLFERWFNCENLGTQLVPLIQEFFASEQHRTGKPNPDEVFRQPPFPMNTMHVMTPFHFRDWVDKQQPSLASGRPIDMFGAQFETETLLYGPGQTEACERETDVWIWQQEGSSHVTLDGQEFPLSTGDSLLIPGHSQYQWSRAEGSISLFVAQNPERKRA from the exons ATGAGCGGGAAACCCTTTGTTGTGAACGTGGACAAATGGATTGCAGAGAATGAGAAGGCTTTTTTGCCACCGGTGTGCAATAAACTCAT GCATTTGTCACAGCTGAACATCATGTTTGTTGGAGGTCCCAACAGCAGAAAGGACTACCAcatagaggaaggggaggag CTCTTTTACCAGGTGAAAGGGGACATGTGTCTGAAGTTGGTTGAGAATGGCAAACATAAGGATGTGCGTATCCgcgagggagag ATGTTTCTGCTCCCAGCTCGGATCGCCCACTCCCCCCAGAGACAGGCTAACACTGTGGGGCTGGTGGTGGAGAGAAGGAGGCTTCAGTCAGAGACCGACTGTTTAAG gtactATGTGGACAACACTTCAGACACCCTTTTTGAAAGATGGTTTAACTGTGAAAACCTGGGGACCCAGCTGGTGCCACTGATTCAAGA GTTCTTTGCGTCGGAGCAGCACAGAACAGGCAAGCCAAACCCAG ATGAGGTCTTCAGACAGCCTCCCTTCCCCATGAACACCATGCATGTGATGACCCCCTTCCACTTTAGAGACTGGGTGGACAAACAGCAACCCTCACTGGCCAGTGGACGCCCCATAGACATGTTTGGGGCCCAGTTTGAGACAGAG ACCCTTCTGTATGGGCCCGGGCAGACAGAGGCTTGTGAACGAGAAACTGATGTCTGGATATGGCAGCAG GAGGGATCCTCCCATGTGACTCTGGATGGCCAAGAGTTCCCTCTATCCACAGGAGACAGTCTACTCATTCCTGGACACAGCCA GTACCAATGGAGTCGGGCTGAGGGGAGCATTTCCCTGTTTGTTGCTCAGAACCCAGAGAGAAAGCGTGCATGA